A single region of the Xiphophorus maculatus strain JP 163 A chromosome 3, X_maculatus-5.0-male, whole genome shotgun sequence genome encodes:
- the LOC111608143 gene encoding sialic acid-binding Ig-like lectin 14 isoform X1 — MSSFNSRTFVFIWLIMYLPTYIGALQLKIPCQQEGYCVSFNEVEIRAEAGLCAVIPCSFTSLFVPEHIIWYKCEKPVDNCDKSVPVFHSDNKVDNIQPGFKGRVSLLNLNMTEKNCSMVINDLQKSDSGSYQLRVVGKGAKEAFTYLAKANLSLADLNQKPSVMIPPLTEGQQASLTCTAPGLCSGSPPKITWMWRGEGEKDSYIIGNITALKTENLTAFTKRHVSTLTFNSSADHHNTSITCKVNFTGGITTEETVTLNVNFNHVKHCACGGGALLWVVAGVSLSVHLFSMIYLYHIRNTRKKAEPTEDDQTYMCMQKTNASAGYNVIVQQPH; from the exons ATGTCAAGCTTCAACTCTAGGACGTTTGTTTTCATCTGGTTAATCATGTATCTCCCTACATACATTG GTGCATTACAATTGAAAATCCCCTGTCAACAGGAAGgttattgtgtttctttcaaTGAGGTTGAAATAAGAGCAGAAGCTGGACTCTGTGCTGTGATACCATGCTCTTTCACATCCCTCTTTGTACCCGAACATATTATTTGgtataaatgtgaaaaacctgTGGACAATTGTGACAAATCTGTCCCTGTATTTCACTCTGACAACAAAGTCGACAACATTCAACCTGGGTTCAAAGGTCGTGTGTCACTGCTGAACCTGAACATGACTGAGAAGAACTGCAGCATGGTGATCAATGATCTTCAGAAATCTGATTCTGGATCATATCAGCTCCGAGTTGTGGGAAAAGGAGCAAAAGAAGCATTTACATATCTTGCAAAAGCAAATCTCTCGTTAGCAG ATCTGAACCAAAAGCCCTCAGTGATGATTCCTCCACTGACTGAGGGACAGCAGGCCTCTCTGACCTGCACTGCTCCTGGTCTCTGCTCTGGGTCTCCTCCTAAAATCACCTGGATGTggagaggagaaggagagaaagatTCTTACATCATAGGAAACATTACtgctttaaaaacagagaaTCTGACTGCTTTCACAAAGAGACATGTCTCAACTCTGACCTTTAACTCTTCAGCTGATCACCACAACACCAGTATAACCTGTAAAGTCAACTTCACAGGTGGCATAACTACAGAAGAGACGGTGACTCTGAATGTGAATT TTAATCATGTGAAACATTGTGCATGTGGCGGTGGAGCTCTTCTCTGGGTCGTTGCTGGTGTTTCACTCAGTGTGCATCTTTTCTCTATGATCTACTTGTACCACATTCG GAACACAAGAAAAAAGGCTGAACCCACTGAAGATGATCAAACTTACATGTGTATGCAAAAAACCAATGCATCAGCAGGGTATAATGTTATTGTTCAACAACCGCACTGA
- the LOC111608143 gene encoding sialic acid-binding Ig-like lectin 14 isoform X2, whose product MSSFNSRTFVFIWLIMYLPTYIGALQLKIPCQQEGYCVSFNEVEIRAEAGLCAVIPCSFTSLFVPEHIIWYKCEKPVDNCDKSVPVFHSDNKVDNIQPGFKGRVSLLNLNMTEKNCSMVINDLQKSDSGSYQLRVVGKGAKEAFTYLAKANLSLADLNQKPSVMIPPLTEGQQASLTCTAPGLCSGSPPKITWMWRGEGEKDSYIIGNITALKTENLTAFTKRHVSTLTFNSSADHHNTSITCKVNFTGGITTEETVTLNVNCGYFIIF is encoded by the exons ATGTCAAGCTTCAACTCTAGGACGTTTGTTTTCATCTGGTTAATCATGTATCTCCCTACATACATTG GTGCATTACAATTGAAAATCCCCTGTCAACAGGAAGgttattgtgtttctttcaaTGAGGTTGAAATAAGAGCAGAAGCTGGACTCTGTGCTGTGATACCATGCTCTTTCACATCCCTCTTTGTACCCGAACATATTATTTGgtataaatgtgaaaaacctgTGGACAATTGTGACAAATCTGTCCCTGTATTTCACTCTGACAACAAAGTCGACAACATTCAACCTGGGTTCAAAGGTCGTGTGTCACTGCTGAACCTGAACATGACTGAGAAGAACTGCAGCATGGTGATCAATGATCTTCAGAAATCTGATTCTGGATCATATCAGCTCCGAGTTGTGGGAAAAGGAGCAAAAGAAGCATTTACATATCTTGCAAAAGCAAATCTCTCGTTAGCAG ATCTGAACCAAAAGCCCTCAGTGATGATTCCTCCACTGACTGAGGGACAGCAGGCCTCTCTGACCTGCACTGCTCCTGGTCTCTGCTCTGGGTCTCCTCCTAAAATCACCTGGATGTggagaggagaaggagagaaagatTCTTACATCATAGGAAACATTACtgctttaaaaacagagaaTCTGACTGCTTTCACAAAGAGACATGTCTCAACTCTGACCTTTAACTCTTCAGCTGATCACCACAACACCAGTATAACCTGTAAAGTCAACTTCACAGGTGGCATAACTACAGAAGAGACGGTGACTCTGAATGTGAATTGTGGGTACTTTATTATCTTTTAA
- the LOC111608143 gene encoding sialic acid-binding Ig-like lectin 14 isoform X3 — MTEKNCSMVINDLQKSDSGSYQLRVVGKGAKEAFTYLAKANLSLADLNQKPSVMIPPLTEGQQASLTCTAPGLCSGSPPKITWMWRGEGEKDSYIIGNITALKTENLTAFTKRHVSTLTFNSSADHHNTSITCKVNFTGGITTEETVTLNVNFNHVKHCACGGGALLWVVAGVSLSVHLFSMIYLYHIRNTRKKAEPTEDDQTYMCMQKTNASAGYNVIVQQPH; from the exons ATGACTGAGAAGAACTGCAGCATGGTGATCAATGATCTTCAGAAATCTGATTCTGGATCATATCAGCTCCGAGTTGTGGGAAAAGGAGCAAAAGAAGCATTTACATATCTTGCAAAAGCAAATCTCTCGTTAGCAG ATCTGAACCAAAAGCCCTCAGTGATGATTCCTCCACTGACTGAGGGACAGCAGGCCTCTCTGACCTGCACTGCTCCTGGTCTCTGCTCTGGGTCTCCTCCTAAAATCACCTGGATGTggagaggagaaggagagaaagatTCTTACATCATAGGAAACATTACtgctttaaaaacagagaaTCTGACTGCTTTCACAAAGAGACATGTCTCAACTCTGACCTTTAACTCTTCAGCTGATCACCACAACACCAGTATAACCTGTAAAGTCAACTTCACAGGTGGCATAACTACAGAAGAGACGGTGACTCTGAATGTGAATT TTAATCATGTGAAACATTGTGCATGTGGCGGTGGAGCTCTTCTCTGGGTCGTTGCTGGTGTTTCACTCAGTGTGCATCTTTTCTCTATGATCTACTTGTACCACATTCG GAACACAAGAAAAAAGGCTGAACCCACTGAAGATGATCAAACTTACATGTGTATGCAAAAAACCAATGCATCAGCAGGGTATAATGTTATTGTTCAACAACCGCACTGA
- the LOC111608138 gene encoding sialic acid-binding Ig-like lectin 10, which produces MFVFIWLIVSLPTGNGALQWKIPCQQEGYCVSFNEDEIRAEAGLCAVIPCSFTSFFVPEHIIWYKCEKLEDNCAKSVPVFHSDKNEENIQPGFKGRVSLLHLNMTEKNCSMVINDLQKSDSGSYQLRVVGKETGEAFAYLAKTKLSLVDLNQKPSVMIPPLTEGQQASLTCTAPGLCSGSPPKITWMWRGEGENDSYIIGNITALKTENLTAFTKRHVSTLTFNASTDHHNTSITCKVSFTGDININETVTLNVTYARKPQISGRTTVMEGDNLNLTCSVDSVPPSVITWTKSRKQAEQQSYNVSKNCGSSKICQRQKRSCLFSVTNVTTEDAGLYICTAKHLNNTQRETITVTVTYARKPQISGRTTVMEGDNLNLTCSVDSVPPSVITWTKSRKQAEQQSHNVSKNCGSSKICQRQKRSCLFSVTNVTTEDAGLYICTSKHLNNTQREKITVTVTYARKPQISGRTTVMEGDNLNLTCSVDSVPPSVIKWTKSGIEIKWQDNILSKAESRKVYLLEKSGCVSFSFMNVTSEEAGRYICTATYQNESMTEEVHVKVTSYHEKHCVSGFGALPWVIAGVSLSVHVFCMIYIWHLWNTRKKTNLTEDQTYLSLQKRDTSAEYDVIVQRPQ; this is translated from the exons atgtttgttttcatctggtTAATCGTGTCTCTCCCTACTGGCAACG GTGCATTACAATGGAAAATCCCCTGTCAACAGGAAGgttattgtgtttctttcaaTGAGGATGAAATAAGAGCAGAAGCTGGACTCTGTGCTGTGATACCATGCTCTTTCACATCTTTCTTTGTACCCGAACATATTATTTGgtataaatgtgaaaaacttgaGGACAATTGTGCCAAATCTGTCCCTGTATTTCACTCTGACAAGAACGAGGAAAACATTCAACCTGGGTTCAAAGGTCGTGTGTCACTGCTGCACCTGAACATGACTGAGAAGAACTGCAGCATGGTGATCAATGATCTTCAGAAATCTGATTCTGGATCATATCAGCTCCGAGTTGTGGGAAAAGAAACAGGAGAAGCATTTGCATatcttgcaaaaacaaaactctcaTTAGTAG ATCTGAACCAAAAGCCCTCAGTGATGATTCCTCCACTGACTGAGGGACAGCAGGCCTCTCTGACCTGCACTGCTCCTGGTCTCTGCTCTGGGTCTCCTCCTAAAATCACCTGGATGTggagaggagaaggagagaatGATTCTTACATCATAGGAAACATTACtgctttaaaaacagagaaTCTGACTGCTTTCACAAAGAGACATGTCTCAACTCTGACCTTTAACGCATCAACTGATCACCACAACACCAGTATAACCTGCAAAGTCAGCTTCACAGGCgacataaatataaatgagaCTGTGACTCTGAATGTGACAT ATGCAAGAAAACCTCAGATCTCTGGCAGGACAACCGTCATGGAGGGAGACAATCTGAATCTGACCTGCAGTGTTGACAGTGTTCCTCCATCAGTCATCACATGGACTAAATCTAGAAAACAAGCCGAACAGCAGAGTTACAATGTATCTAAAAATTGTGGCAGCAGTAAAATCTGTCAGCGACAAAAAAGAAGTTGCTTGTTTTCCGTCACTAATGTGACAACAGAAGATGCTGGTCTTTATATCTGCACAGCAAAACATCTGAACAACACTCAGAGAGAAACAATTACTGTAACAGTGACAT ATGCAAGAAAACCTCAGATCTCTGGCAGGACAACCGTCATGGAGGGAGACAATCTGAATCTGACCTGCAGTGTTGACAGTGTTCCTCCATCAGTCATCACATGGACTAAATCTAGAAAACAAGCCGAACAGCAGAGTCACAATGTATCTAAAAATTGTGGCAGCAGTAAAATCTGTCAGCGACAAAAAAGAAGTTGCTTGTTTTCCGTCACTAATGTGACAACAGAAGATGCTGGTCTTTATATCTGCACATCAAAACATCTGAACAACACTCAGAGAGAAAAAATTACTGTAACAGTGACAT ATGCAAGAAAACCTCAGATCTCTGGCAGGACAACCGTCATGGAGGGAGACAATCTGAATCTGACCTGCAGTGTTGACAGTGTTCCTCCATCAGTTATCAAGTGGACTAAATCTGGAATAGAAATCAAATGGCAGGACAACATTTTAAGCaaagcagaaagcagaaaagtCTACCTGCTGGAAAAAAGTGGATGTGTCTCTTTTTCCTTCATGAATGTAACATCAGAAGAAGCTGGACGTTACATTTGTACAGCAACGTATCAGAATGAAAGCATGACAGAAGAAGTCCATGTTAAAGTGACTT CTTATCATGAGAAACATTGTGTTTCTGGCTTTGGAGCTCTTCCCTGGGTCATTGCTGGTGTTTCACTCAGTGTACATGTTTTCTGTATGATCTACATTTGGCACCTTTG gaacacaagaaaaaaaacaaacctcacTGAAGATCAAACTTATTTGTCTCTGCAAAAACGTGATACATCAGCAGAGTATGATGTTATTGTCCAAAGACCACAGTAA